CGTGGCGAGAACCGCCCGGATGCGGATCCCCGGCTCTTCGGATAGAGCTGGGATGCGAAGCGGCGCCGCAATTCAGCGGTGGCATAAAAGACGCTGGCTGCGAGCGGCAAATCAGCGAAAAGAGGCCAGAAAAATGGCCTTTTCGCGATGCAAAGCCGCGCAGATGATCGATAGAATTTTCTATAGCGCGTTACGCACCATGACGCGTCCGATATCTGTGGGATCGCGTTCCCACAGCGGATTTCCAGTTGATTCAGCATGACACGGCTCGCACGGCACTACGTCCCCGAACAACCGCAACACGTAATCTTGCAGGGAATCGTGGGCCCTGCATTTCTGGACGAAGGAGACTACCTGTACTTCCTCGCCTGTCTGGCAGACGCCGCGCGCGTCGCCGATCTGGCAGTCCACGCGTGGGTGCTCATGCCTGACGCGGTCCAGTTCCTCGTCACGCCTTCATACGAATCGAGCGTGGCCATGGCGATGCAGGCAGTGTGCCGTCGCTATGTCGAGACCTTCAACCGCCGCCATGGACGCCGCGGTGCGGTGTGGCGTGGCGGGTACCGGGCGACGGTGATCGAGCCCGAACGGTATTTCCTGCTCACGAGCCAGGTCATCGATCAGGCGCCGGTGCGCAACCGCCTTGTTGCCGACCCGGCAAACTACCAGTGGTCGAGCTGCGCGCATCACATCGGGCAGCGTGTGGATAGCTTCATCAAGGATCACGCGCTATACCGGGCGCTCGGCAATACGCCGTTGGAGCGCCAACAGGCTTACCGCCATCTGGGCGCACGGCCGCTTGACGAATGCGAGGTCGAGAACCTGATGCAGTCGACGCTCAACGGCTGGGTGCTCGGCAGCGCCGCGTATTGCGAGTGGGCGGCGCGGACAGCCAATCGGCGTTTGATGCCACTACTGCTGCGCGACCGCCCGTCCACGGTTCGCACGACACGCGCGCTCGCACACGCGGGCTAAG
The nucleotide sequence above comes from Paraburkholderia youngii. Encoded proteins:
- a CDS encoding transposase; protein product: MTRLARHYVPEQPQHVILQGIVGPAFLDEGDYLYFLACLADAARVADLAVHAWVLMPDAVQFLVTPSYESSVAMAMQAVCRRYVETFNRRHGRRGAVWRGGYRATVIEPERYFLLTSQVIDQAPVRNRLVADPANYQWSSCAHHIGQRVDSFIKDHALYRALGNTPLERQQAYRHLGARPLDECEVENLMQSTLNGWVLGSAAYCEWAARTANRRLMPLLLRDRPSTVRTTRALAHAG